The following are encoded in a window of Anopheles stephensi strain Indian chromosome X, UCI_ANSTEP_V1.0, whole genome shotgun sequence genomic DNA:
- the LOC118505169 gene encoding 39S ribosomal protein L38, mitochondrial: protein MANLIQRTCEYLLLKPHVLQRFDVRQGHRLRGKAPGVAKTLAERLQAEKLQDPDITRPVNIGFPYVKPSRSSQLTERLAHLKSQRNNATLERLSRERKLEVDLDQVRGDWLKTSGPFHVKRIAEHYGVFEHLFGGSAYFVPRVELSIQYQVGDLLHPVRYGNILKPSDTQTAPSVRFDANFSFAGEKADEQQKDSWWCLLMTNPDGHFEDSEKEYCHWFVGNIPNGDISKGEELISYLQPFPPKGTGYHRHIFVLYKQNARIDFSQYRRTEEAYDLPGRTFRTVDFYRQHQETITPAGLAFFQSDWDTSLLAFYHEKLQLQHPVFEYDFPAPYIRDQEWFPLRKPFNLYMDKYRDPAQIRKEYLERKLAKTHPFDGPEKPLRFPNAHPVKDVPSWLRTEIKKDRLGWGRINDI from the exons ATGGCCAATTTAATACAGCGAACATGTGAATATTTACTCCTAAAACCGCACGTACTGCAACGATTCGATGTTCGGCAGGGTCACAGACTTCGCGGTAAAGCACCCGGCGTGGCTAAAACACTAGCCGAACGGTTACAAG CGGAAAAACTCCAGGATCCAGACATTACCCGTCCGGTAAACATTGGCTTTCCGTACGTTAAACCGTCCCGATCGTCACAGTTAACGGAGCGGTTGGCGCACCTTAAATCGCAAAGAAACAATGCGACGCTGGAGCGACTGTCGCGGGAGCGAAAAT TGGAAGTTGATCTTGACCAGGTGCGAGGCGATTGGTTAAAAACCAGTGGCCCATTCCACGTGAAACGCATTGCGGAGCATTACGGTGTGTTCGAGCATCTGTTCGGCGGGTCAGCGTATTTTGTGCCCCGCGTTGAACTCAGCATACAGTACCAGGTGGGCGATTTGTTACATCCCGTGCGGTATGGAAACATTCTAAAGCCAAGCGATACGCAAACGGCTCCGAGTGTACGGTTTGATGCAAATTTTTCGTTTGCCGGCGAGAAAGCTGATGAACAGCAGAAGGACAGTTGGTGGTGTCTGCTGATGACCAATCCCGATGGACATTTTGAGGACAGTGAGAAAGAATACTGTCACTGGTTTGT AGGCAACATCCCTAATGGGGACATCTCGAAGGGTGAGGAGTTGATATCGTACCTCCAACCGTTCCCACCGAAAGGTACCGGCTATCATCGGCACATTTTCGTGCTATACAAACAGAATGCACGCATCGATTTCTCGCAGTACCGCCGGACGGAGGAAGCGTACGATCTGCCCGGCCGCACGTTCCGTACGGTCGATTTCTACCGTCAGCATCAGGAAACCATCACGCCGGCCGGGTTAGCATTCTTTCAATCGGACTGGGACACCAGCCTGCTCGCGTTCTATCACGAAAAGCTTCAGCTGCAGCATCCCGTGTTTGAGTACGATTTTCCTGCCCCGTACATTAGGGACCAGGAATGGTTCCCGCTGCGCAAACCGTTCAACCTGTACATGGACAAGTATCGCGATCCGGCCCAGATCCGGAAAGAGTATCTGGAACGGAAGCTGGCCAAAACGCATCCGTTCGATGGGCCGGAAAAACCACTTCGGTTCCCCAATGCGCACCCCGTGAAGGATGTGCCGTCGTGGTTACGGACGGAAATTAAAAAGGATCGACTTGGGTGGGGCAGGATAAACGATATCTAA
- the LOC118505165 gene encoding xenotropic and polytropic retrovirus receptor 1, with the protein MKFAEHLSAHITPEWRKQYINYEEMKAMLYTANEEAPALDSVEEDVRKRHFANFDENFYHYCDQELKKINTFYSEKLAEATRKYAALITQLRTTLESQQKSKSKGHSHKPINLPYRKAQELKLAFSEFYLSLILLQNYQNLNHTGFRKILKKHDKILASDNGARYQKEHVEMSHFFINKDIDKLINDTETTVTTQLEGGDRQRAMKRLRVPPLGEQQSPWTTFKVGLFSGSFVVLFVAVILSAVFHDSATGENLKIAFRLYRGPLLLIEFIFLIGVNIYGWRSSGVNHVLIFELDPRNHLSEQHLMEMAAIFGVVWTLSLLSFLYSASLSIPPYINPLLMTVIMIAFLINPLRVFRYEARFWLLKTIGRMVAAPFFHVGFADFWLADQLNSLVTALLDFQFLTCFYATNGNWLEAGNTRQCMEESYIIRPLVNCLPAWFRFAQCLRRYRDSREAFPHLVNAGKYATTFCVVIFATLRSAYAYKYEDSSDNVFLWLWLFSSVVSSCYAYTWDIKMDWGLFDKNAGENTFLREEIVYSMPFFYYFAIIEDLVLRFVWILSYALTENKFISGDLMTSIVAPLEVFRRFVWNFFRLENEHLNNCGKFRAVRDISIAPIDSNDQVIILKMMDEEDGVINRYTKHNRPKPKKTKDDRRPLLPAFKGTHEATPPDATSTKHV; encoded by the exons ATGAAGTTTGCTGAACACCTGTCCGCGCACATCACTCCAGAATGGCGCAAGCAGTATATCAACTACGAG GAGATGAAGGCGATGCTATACACCGCCAACGAAGAAGCGCCGGCCCTCGACAGCGTGGAGGAAGACGTACGGAAGCGTCATTTTGCAAACTTTGACGAAAATTTTTACCACTACTGTGACCAGGAGCTGAAAAAGATTAACACGTTCTACTCGGAAAAGTTGGCGGAGGCGACGCGTAAGTATGCCGCGCTCATCACCCAGCTCCGTACCACGCTGGAGAGCCAGCAGAAGAGCAAGAGCAAGGGGCACAGCCATAAGCCGATCAACTTGCCGTACCGGAAGGCGCAGGAGTTGAAGCTGGCGTTTAGCGAATTCTATCTCAGCCTGATCCTGCTCCAGAACTACCAGAACCTGAACCATACCGGGTTCCGGAAGATACTGAAGAAGCATGACAAGATTCTGGCCTCGGATAATGGCGCCCGGTACCAGAAGGAGCACGTCGAGATGAGCCACTTCTTCATCAACAAAGACATCGACAAGCTGATCAACGATACGGAGACGACCGTTACGACGCAGCTGGAGGGTGGGGACCGGCAGCGGGCGATGAAGCGGTTGCGCGTGCCACCGCTGGGTGAGCAGCAAAGTCCGTGGACCACGTTCAAGGTGGGCCTGTTTAGTGGGAGCTTTGTCGTGCTGTTCGTTGCCGTAATCCTGTCGGCCGTCTTCCATGACAGTGCAACGGGCGAGAATCTCAAGATCGCGTTCCGGCTGTACCGTGGTCCGTTGCTGCTGATTGAGTTCATCTTTCTGATCGGCGTGAACATTTACGGGTGGCGTTCGTCCGGTGTGAACCATGTGCTGATCTTCGAGCTTGACCCGCGCAACCATCTGTCCGAGCAGCATCTGATGGAGATGGCGGCCATCTTCGGGGTCGTGTGGACGCTCAGCCTGCTAAGCTTCCTGTACAGTGCGAGCCTGAGCATACCGCCGTACATTAATCCGCTGCTGATGACCGTGATAATGATTGCATTTCTGATCAACCCGCTGCGGGTGTTCCGGTACGAGGCACGGTTTTGGCTGCTGAAAACGATCGGCCGCATGGTGGCGGCACCGTTCTTTCACGTCGGCTTTGCCGATTTCTGGCTGGCGGATCAGCTGAACAGTCTCGTGACCGCGCTGCTAGACTTTCAATTCCTAACCTGCTTTTACGCCACCAACGGAAATTGGTTGGAAGCGGGCA ATACGCGTCAATGTATGGAGGAAAGCTACATCATTCGTCCGCTGGTGAATTGTTTGCCCGCATGGTTTCGGTTCGCCCAGTGTTTGCGCCGTTACCGGGACTCTCGGGAGGCTTTCCCGCATCTGGTAAACGCCGGAAAGTATGCAACAACCTTCTGCGTCGTTATCTTTGCAACGTTACGGTCCGCGTATGCCT ACAAATATGAAGACTCGTCGGATAACGTTTTCCTTTGGCTGTGGTTGTTTAGCTCCGTTGTATCGTCCTGCTACGCATACACCTGGGACATCAAGATGGATTGGGGATTGTTCGACAAAAATGCGGGTGAAAACACTTTCCTGCGGGAGGAAATTGTTTATTCTATGCCA TTTTTCTATTACTTTGCAATTATCGAAGATTTGGTGCTGCGATTCGTTTGGATCCTATCGTACGCGCTGACCGAGAACAAGTTCATCAGTGGCGATCTAATGACGTCGATCGTCGCACCGCTGGAAGTGTTTCGGCGCTTTGTGTGGAACTTTTTCCGGCTGGAAAACGAACACCTCAACAACTGTGGTAAGTTCCGTGCCGTGCGGGACATTTCCATCGCACCGATCGATTCGAACGATCAGGTGATCATACTGAAGATGATGGATGAGGAGGATGGTGTTATTAATCG CTACACCAAGCACAATCGACCAAAGCCAAAAAAGACGAAAGATGATCGTAGACCCTTGTTACCAGCATTTAAGGGTACGCACGAAGCGACACCGCCCGATGCGACGAGCACCAAACACGTCTGA